A genomic region of Oryza glaberrima chromosome 1, OglaRS2, whole genome shotgun sequence contains the following coding sequences:
- the LOC127760632 gene encoding double-stranded RNA-binding protein 1 isoform X3 produces the protein MYKSRLQELCQQRRWAPPEYTHRCAGLAHAPLFGATVSVNGVEFRTPEDAARSAKEAHNIAAKAAFDHLSSLPLPPPPPPSENQSSYKSQLQIYAQKKGKLLPSYQTIREGPGHASRFKSVVTVDGKAFESPEYFHTVKEAESAAAKLALMSLPQEASSSEQVPVQPLSYKNLLQELAQKHGFSLPVYSTTSDGSVQVPMFKSTVVFQDGSFQGEPANTKKQAEMNAARVAFQHFEDRRKNALSSTVLRGPHLGQGTVHISAGQVKIAEPVFSVPQASTATSHSATDRDYHSLGSTNPLPIAKSTNCADVHIQPCEFKDEKPAFPEPKTELEVMDSSPELTPLEDAYSAPVASTSTVSSSGCGSDPLASASTVNSTGCGSVPLASASTVSSTGCGCSLLTNRVQVYPRRPDLVLPEGATVLPFSDDVWVAVSLPTLNH, from the exons ATGTACAAGTCGCGGCTGCAGGAGCTGTgccagcagcggcggtgggcgccgCCGGAGTACACCCACCGGTGCGCGGGCCTCGCCCACGCCCCGCTCTTCGGCGCCACCGTCTCCGTCAACGGCGTGGAGTTCCGCACGCCGGAAGATGCCGCGCGGTCGGCCAAGGAGGCGCACAACATCGCCGCCAAGGCCGCCTTCGaccacctctcctccctcccgctgccgccgcctccccctccctccg AAAACCAATCTTCTTACAAAAGTCAGTTGCAAATTTATGCTCAGAAGAAGGGCAAACTGTTGCCTTCGTACCAAACAATTCGGGAAGGTCCAGGTCATGCATCTCGGTTCAAGTCAGTAGTGACTGTAGATGGCAAAGCATTTGAAAGTCCGGAATACTTTCACACAGTTAAGGAGGCTGAATCCGCTGCAGcaaaacttgctcttatgtcCTTACCTCAAGAAGCAAGCTCATCGGAGCAAGTGCCG GTCCAGCCATTGTCATACAAGAATCTTCTACAAGAATTAGCTCAGAAACATGGCTTTTCCTTGCCTGTCTACAGCACAACTTCAGATGGATCAGTGCAGGTACCTATGTTCAAATCAACTGTGGTATTTCAGGATGGAAGTTTTCAGGGAGAACCAGCAAATACTAAGAAGCAAGCAGAGATGAATGCTGCTAGGGTTGCTTTTCAACATTTCGAAGACA GAAGAAAAAATGCTCTTTCTTCCACTGTTCTAAGAGGACCACATTTGGGACAAGGAACAGTGCACATATCTGCTGGACAAGTCAAGATCGCAGAACCTGTTTTTTCAGTTCCCCAAGCATCAACAGCTACAAGCCACAGTGCAACTG atcgtgattATCACTCCCTTGGCTCCACTAATCCCCTTCCAATTGCTAAGTCTACAAACTGCGCTGATGTACATATCCAACCTTGTGAGTTCAAAGATGAGAAACCGGCCTTTCCAGAGCCAAAGACCGAGCTTGAAGTAATGGACTCGTCTCCGGAGCTCACACCGTTGGAAGATGCCTACTCAGCCCCTGTAGCCTCAACCAGTACTGTCAGTTCTAGTGGATGCGGCTCTGACCCCTTAGCCTCAGCCAGTACTGTCAATTCTACTGGATGCGGCTCTGTCCCCTTAGCCTCAGCCAGTACTGTCAGTTCTACTGGATGCGGCTGCTCCTTGTTAACTAACCGAGTCCAGGTCTATCCACGCCGTCCTGACCTGGTATTGCCGGAGGGCGCGACCGTTCTTCCTTTCAGTGACGATGTTTGGGTGGCAGTCAGCCTACCTACTCTCAACCATTAA
- the LOC127760632 gene encoding double-stranded RNA-binding protein 1 isoform X2 gives MYKSRLQELCQQRRWAPPEYTHRCAGLAHAPLFGATVSVNGVEFRTPEDAARSAKEAHNIAAKAAFDHLSSLPLPPPPPPSENQSSYKSQLQIYAQKKGKLLPSYQTIREGPGHASRFKSVVTVDGKAFESPEYFHTVKEAESAAAKLALMSLPQEASSSEQVPVQPLSYKNLLQELAQKHGFSLPVYSTTSDGSVQVPMFKSTVVFQDGSFQGEPANTKKQAEMNAARVAFQHFEDRRKNALSSTVLRGPHLGQGTVHISAGQVKIAEPVFSVPQASTATSHSATGANRDYHSLGSTNPLPIAKSTNCADVHIQPCEFKDEKPAFPEPKTELEVMDSSPELTPLEDAYSAPVASTSTVSSSGCGSDPLASASTVNSTGCGSVPLASASTVSSTGCGCSLLTNRVQVYPRRPDLVLPEGATVLPFSDDVWVAVSLPTLNH, from the exons ATGTACAAGTCGCGGCTGCAGGAGCTGTgccagcagcggcggtgggcgccgCCGGAGTACACCCACCGGTGCGCGGGCCTCGCCCACGCCCCGCTCTTCGGCGCCACCGTCTCCGTCAACGGCGTGGAGTTCCGCACGCCGGAAGATGCCGCGCGGTCGGCCAAGGAGGCGCACAACATCGCCGCCAAGGCCGCCTTCGaccacctctcctccctcccgctgccgccgcctccccctccctccg AAAACCAATCTTCTTACAAAAGTCAGTTGCAAATTTATGCTCAGAAGAAGGGCAAACTGTTGCCTTCGTACCAAACAATTCGGGAAGGTCCAGGTCATGCATCTCGGTTCAAGTCAGTAGTGACTGTAGATGGCAAAGCATTTGAAAGTCCGGAATACTTTCACACAGTTAAGGAGGCTGAATCCGCTGCAGcaaaacttgctcttatgtcCTTACCTCAAGAAGCAAGCTCATCGGAGCAAGTGCCG GTCCAGCCATTGTCATACAAGAATCTTCTACAAGAATTAGCTCAGAAACATGGCTTTTCCTTGCCTGTCTACAGCACAACTTCAGATGGATCAGTGCAGGTACCTATGTTCAAATCAACTGTGGTATTTCAGGATGGAAGTTTTCAGGGAGAACCAGCAAATACTAAGAAGCAAGCAGAGATGAATGCTGCTAGGGTTGCTTTTCAACATTTCGAAGACA GAAGAAAAAATGCTCTTTCTTCCACTGTTCTAAGAGGACCACATTTGGGACAAGGAACAGTGCACATATCTGCTGGACAAGTCAAGATCGCAGAACCTGTTTTTTCAGTTCCCCAAGCATCAACAGCTACAAGCCACAGTGCAACTGGTGCTA atcgtgattATCACTCCCTTGGCTCCACTAATCCCCTTCCAATTGCTAAGTCTACAAACTGCGCTGATGTACATATCCAACCTTGTGAGTTCAAAGATGAGAAACCGGCCTTTCCAGAGCCAAAGACCGAGCTTGAAGTAATGGACTCGTCTCCGGAGCTCACACCGTTGGAAGATGCCTACTCAGCCCCTGTAGCCTCAACCAGTACTGTCAGTTCTAGTGGATGCGGCTCTGACCCCTTAGCCTCAGCCAGTACTGTCAATTCTACTGGATGCGGCTCTGTCCCCTTAGCCTCAGCCAGTACTGTCAGTTCTACTGGATGCGGCTGCTCCTTGTTAACTAACCGAGTCCAGGTCTATCCACGCCGTCCTGACCTGGTATTGCCGGAGGGCGCGACCGTTCTTCCTTTCAGTGACGATGTTTGGGTGGCAGTCAGCCTACCTACTCTCAACCATTAA
- the LOC127760632 gene encoding double-stranded RNA-binding protein 1 isoform X1 → MYKSRLQELCQQRRWAPPEYTHRCAGLAHAPLFGATVSVNGVEFRTPEDAARSAKEAHNIAAKAAFDHLSSLPLPPPPPPSENQSSYKSQLQIYAQKKGKLLPSYQTIREGPGHASRFKSVVTVDGKAFESPEYFHTVKEAESAAAKLALMSLPQEASSSEQVPVQPLSYKNLLQELAQKHGFSLPVYSTTSDGSVQVPMFKSTVVFQDGSFQGEPANTKKQAEMNAARVAFQHFEDRRKNALSSTVLRGPHLGQGTVHISAGQVKIAEPVFSVPQASTATSHSATGATDRDYHSLGSTNPLPIAKSTNCADVHIQPCEFKDEKPAFPEPKTELEVMDSSPELTPLEDAYSAPVASTSTVSSSGCGSDPLASASTVNSTGCGSVPLASASTVSSTGCGCSLLTNRVQVYPRRPDLVLPEGATVLPFSDDVWVAVSLPTLNH, encoded by the exons ATGTACAAGTCGCGGCTGCAGGAGCTGTgccagcagcggcggtgggcgccgCCGGAGTACACCCACCGGTGCGCGGGCCTCGCCCACGCCCCGCTCTTCGGCGCCACCGTCTCCGTCAACGGCGTGGAGTTCCGCACGCCGGAAGATGCCGCGCGGTCGGCCAAGGAGGCGCACAACATCGCCGCCAAGGCCGCCTTCGaccacctctcctccctcccgctgccgccgcctccccctccctccg AAAACCAATCTTCTTACAAAAGTCAGTTGCAAATTTATGCTCAGAAGAAGGGCAAACTGTTGCCTTCGTACCAAACAATTCGGGAAGGTCCAGGTCATGCATCTCGGTTCAAGTCAGTAGTGACTGTAGATGGCAAAGCATTTGAAAGTCCGGAATACTTTCACACAGTTAAGGAGGCTGAATCCGCTGCAGcaaaacttgctcttatgtcCTTACCTCAAGAAGCAAGCTCATCGGAGCAAGTGCCG GTCCAGCCATTGTCATACAAGAATCTTCTACAAGAATTAGCTCAGAAACATGGCTTTTCCTTGCCTGTCTACAGCACAACTTCAGATGGATCAGTGCAGGTACCTATGTTCAAATCAACTGTGGTATTTCAGGATGGAAGTTTTCAGGGAGAACCAGCAAATACTAAGAAGCAAGCAGAGATGAATGCTGCTAGGGTTGCTTTTCAACATTTCGAAGACA GAAGAAAAAATGCTCTTTCTTCCACTGTTCTAAGAGGACCACATTTGGGACAAGGAACAGTGCACATATCTGCTGGACAAGTCAAGATCGCAGAACCTGTTTTTTCAGTTCCCCAAGCATCAACAGCTACAAGCCACAGTGCAACTGGTGCTA cagatcgtgattATCACTCCCTTGGCTCCACTAATCCCCTTCCAATTGCTAAGTCTACAAACTGCGCTGATGTACATATCCAACCTTGTGAGTTCAAAGATGAGAAACCGGCCTTTCCAGAGCCAAAGACCGAGCTTGAAGTAATGGACTCGTCTCCGGAGCTCACACCGTTGGAAGATGCCTACTCAGCCCCTGTAGCCTCAACCAGTACTGTCAGTTCTAGTGGATGCGGCTCTGACCCCTTAGCCTCAGCCAGTACTGTCAATTCTACTGGATGCGGCTCTGTCCCCTTAGCCTCAGCCAGTACTGTCAGTTCTACTGGATGCGGCTGCTCCTTGTTAACTAACCGAGTCCAGGTCTATCCACGCCGTCCTGACCTGGTATTGCCGGAGGGCGCGACCGTTCTTCCTTTCAGTGACGATGTTTGGGTGGCAGTCAGCCTACCTACTCTCAACCATTAA
- the LOC127764424 gene encoding LOB domain-containing protein 19-like has protein sequence MHAAQPPGSSKRRGAVERPASGAGLQAEEASLAGPGAPCGACKFLRRRCVPGCVFAPHFSGCGGSGVGAGVGGRGRERGAAEFAAVHRVFGASNVAKLLSRVPAALRRDAARTVCYEAQARIADPVYGSVGTILALQHQVSLLQGQLSVLESQLFNLRVALASAHPDTPPQHFVVLQPAHSAASTPNQVVVNYDDLPHAVDFMDAEPAALRGLESLQLSQPLQREEDEGHRDMNLFSDSVGQRQL, from the exons atgcatgcagcgCAGCCACCCGGCAGCAGCAAGCGCCGGGGCGCCGTGGAGCGGCCAGCTAGCGGCGCGGGCCtgcaggcggaggaggcgtcGTTGGCGGGGCCCGGGGCGCCGTGCGGGGCGTGCAAGTTCCTGCGGCGCCGGTGCGTCCCGGGGTGCGTGTTCGCGCCGCACTTCAGCggatgcggcggcagcggggtggGGGCGGGcgtaggagggagagggagggagcgcggcgcggcggagttCGCCGCCGTGCACAGGGTGTTCGGCGCCAGCAACGTGGCGAAGCTGCTGTCCCGGGTGCCCGCCGCGCTGCGCCGGGACGCGGCGCGCACGGTCTGCTACGAGGCCCAGGCCCGCATCGCCGACCCCGTCTACGGCAGCGTCGGCACCATCCTCGCGCTCCAGCACCAG GTATCTCTCCTGCAAGGGCAGCTCTCCGTCCTGGAGTCTCAGCTCTTCAACCTGCGGGTGGCCTTGGCGAGCGCGCACCCCGACACGCCGCCGCAGCACTTCGTCGTGCTGCAGCCGGCGCACTCCGCGGCGTCCACGCCGAACCAGGTGGTGGTGAACTACGACGACCTCCCGCACGCCGTCGATTTCATGGACGCGGAGCCCGCCGCGCTGAGGGGACTAGAGTCTCTCCAGCTCTCGCAGCCATTGCagcgggaggaagacgagggcCACCGAGACATGAACCTCTTCTCGGACAGTGTAGGACAACGGCAGCTGTAA
- the LOC127764414 gene encoding histone-lysine N-methyltransferase SUVR3: MRNSATPGAVGELAELVLPWLPPQDLAAAASASRALRAAASSVSAGRAADAAHGLEPHPIPFDNLVDGKPYAYFLYTPFSLTPSSASASPRRAQPWGRTWARPPGPTWPRSDLGGFPSSGCACAQGACGGARGCPCADPEAEAVGLGSEAGMGSLRECGDGCACGPSCGNRRTQLGVTVRLRVVRHREKGWGLHAAEVLRRGQFVCEYAGELLTTEEARRRQGLYDELASVGKLSPALIVIREHLPSGKACLRVNIDATKVGNVARFINHSCDGGNLHPVLVRSSGSLLPRLCFFAARDIIEGEELTFSYGDARLRPNGLPCFCGSLCCSGLLPSEET; encoded by the exons ATGAGAAACTCAGCAACgcccggcgccgtcggcgagtTGGCCGAGCTGGTCTTGCCGTGGCTGCCGCCGCAAGACCTCGCCGCTGCGGCCTCCGCCAGCCGCGCCCTGCGTGCGGCCGCTTCCAGCGTcagcgccggccgcgccgccgacgcggcgcaCGGGCTGGAGCCTCACCCCATCCCCTTCGACAACCTCGTCGACGGCAAGCCCTACGCCTACTTCCTCTACACCCCCTTCTCCCTCACCccgtcctccgcctccgcctcaccCCGCCGCGCCCAGCCGTGGGGGCGCACGTGGGCACGACCGCCAGGCCCCACATGGCCTCGCTCCGACCTAGGCGGGTTCCCCTCGTCCGGGTGCGCGTGCGCTCAgggggcgtgcggcggcgcacgggggtGCCCGTGCGCTGACCCGGAGGCTGAGGCGGTCGGCTTGGGGTCGGAGGCGGGGATGGGGAGCCTCAGGGAGTGCGGCGACGGGTGCGCGTGCGGGCCCTCGTGCGGGAACCGGCGGACCCAGCTCGGCGTCACGGTGCGGCTGCGCGTCGTGCGCCACCGGGAGAAAGGGTGGGGGCTGCACGCCGCCGAGGTCCTTCGCCGCGGGCAGTTCGTTTGCGAGTATGCTG GTGAGCTTTTGACAACTGAAGAAGCAAGGAGGCGGCAGGGGCTATATGATGAGCTTGCCTCTGTCGGTAAGCTCTCTCCTGCACTCATTGTCATACGGGAGCATCTACCTTCTGGAAAAGCATGCCTAAGAGTTAACATTGATGCAACGAAAGTGGGGAATGTGGCTCGTTTTATCAATCATTCGTGTGATGGAGGCAACCTGCATCCTGTCTTAGTTAGGAGCTCAGGCTCATTGCTCCCAAGACTCTGCTTTTTTGCTGCTAGAGATATCATCGAAGGAGAAGAGCTCACCTTCAGTTATGGTGATGCTAGACTTAGGCCGAATGGCTTGCCGTGCTTTTGCGGTAGCTTGTGCTGTTCCGGCCTACTTCCTTCGGAAGAGACATAA
- the LOC127760612 gene encoding transcription initiation factor IIF subunit beta isoform X2, whose translation MAEEAKNLETARADRSVWLMKCPTVVSRAWQEAATAAASSSSSSDAAAGANSNSNANPNPVVAKVIVSLDPLRSEDQQLQFKMEMAQTGNGNTPKSYSLNMFKDFVPMCVFSESNQGKLSCEGKVGHKFDMEPHSDNLVNYGKLCRERTQKSMIKNRKLMVLANDNGMSMRPLPGLVGLMSSGPKKEKKPLPVKPSDMKRTRRDRRELENILFKLFERQPNWSLKNLMQETDQPEQFLKEILNDLCFYNKRGPNQGTHELKPEYKKSTEDADATAT comes from the exons atggcggaggaggcgaagaaTCTGGAGACGGCCCGGGCCGACCGCTCCGTGTGGCTCATGAAGTGCCCGACCGTCGTCTCCCGCGCCTGGCaggaggccgccaccgccgccgcctcctcctcctcctcctcggacgccgccgctggcgccaaCTCCAACTCCAACGCGAACCCTAACCCCGTCGTCGCCAAGGTCATCGTCTCCCTCGACCCGCTCCGCTCCGAAGACCAGCAGCTCCAG TTCAAGATGGAGATGGCTCAAACAGGCAATGGCAATACACCAAAGAGTTACTCCTTGAACATGTTCAAGGATTTTGTGCCAATGTGTGTCTTTTCTGAATCCAACCAAG GGAAGCTTTCATGCGAAGGGAAAGTCGGGCACAAATTTGACATGGAACCGCACAGCGATAATCTTGTGAACTATGGGAAGTTATGTCGTGAGAGGACTCAAAAATCTAtgattaaaaatagaaaattgaTG GTACTTGCGAATGACAATGGAATGAGCATGAGGCCGTTGCCTGGCTTGGTGGGTCTGATGTCTTCTGGTCCAAAA AAGGAGAAGAAGCCACTACCAGTAAAACCATCAGACATGAAAAGAACGAGAAGGGATCGCAGGGAACTGGAAAATATCTTATTCAAGCTTTTTGAGAGGCAGCCGAATTGGTCTCTTAAGAATCTCATGCAAGAAACTGATCAACCAGAG CAATTCTTGAAGGAGATATTGAATGATCTGTGTTTCTACAACAAAAGGGGTCCAAATCAAGGGACGCATGAACTTAAGCCTGAATACAAGAAATCTACAGAGGACGCTGATGCTACTGCTACTTAG
- the LOC127760612 gene encoding transcription initiation factor IIF subunit beta isoform X1, whose product MAEEAKNLETARADRSVWLMKCPTVVSRAWQEAATAAASSSSSSDAAAGANSNSNANPNPVVAKVIVSLDPLRSEDQQLQFKMEMAQTGNGNTPKSYSLNMFKDFVPMCVFSESNQGKLSCEGKVGHKFDMEPHSDNLVNYGKLCRERTQKSMIKNRKLMVLANDNGMSMRPLPGLVGLMSSGPKQKEKKPLPVKPSDMKRTRRDRRELENILFKLFERQPNWSLKNLMQETDQPEQFLKEILNDLCFYNKRGPNQGTHELKPEYKKSTEDADATAT is encoded by the exons atggcggaggaggcgaagaaTCTGGAGACGGCCCGGGCCGACCGCTCCGTGTGGCTCATGAAGTGCCCGACCGTCGTCTCCCGCGCCTGGCaggaggccgccaccgccgccgcctcctcctcctcctcctcggacgccgccgctggcgccaaCTCCAACTCCAACGCGAACCCTAACCCCGTCGTCGCCAAGGTCATCGTCTCCCTCGACCCGCTCCGCTCCGAAGACCAGCAGCTCCAG TTCAAGATGGAGATGGCTCAAACAGGCAATGGCAATACACCAAAGAGTTACTCCTTGAACATGTTCAAGGATTTTGTGCCAATGTGTGTCTTTTCTGAATCCAACCAAG GGAAGCTTTCATGCGAAGGGAAAGTCGGGCACAAATTTGACATGGAACCGCACAGCGATAATCTTGTGAACTATGGGAAGTTATGTCGTGAGAGGACTCAAAAATCTAtgattaaaaatagaaaattgaTG GTACTTGCGAATGACAATGGAATGAGCATGAGGCCGTTGCCTGGCTTGGTGGGTCTGATGTCTTCTGGTCCAAAA caGAAGGAGAAGAAGCCACTACCAGTAAAACCATCAGACATGAAAAGAACGAGAAGGGATCGCAGGGAACTGGAAAATATCTTATTCAAGCTTTTTGAGAGGCAGCCGAATTGGTCTCTTAAGAATCTCATGCAAGAAACTGATCAACCAGAG CAATTCTTGAAGGAGATATTGAATGATCTGTGTTTCTACAACAAAAGGGGTCCAAATCAAGGGACGCATGAACTTAAGCCTGAATACAAGAAATCTACAGAGGACGCTGATGCTACTGCTACTTAG
- the LOC127777926 gene encoding uncharacterized protein LOC127777926 gives MLPGARSLVVLRRRAGLALLRRGCGEGGACGKGEAPANARRAAATLAGLGGRGPLGRWADPTGPPRGEAERAGGVWRAGTQTRSFLGCGDGDEGSVLSKVYEERRVMGYSPEQMFAVVAAVDLYEDFVPWCQRSRIIRRHENGSFDAELEIGFKFLVESYVSHVEMEKPKYIKTTASESGLFDHLINVWEFKPGPVPGTCDLYFLVDFKFQSPLYRQVASMFFKEVVSRLVSSLSDRCYRIYGPPIPVLENTYGQGR, from the exons ATGCTGCCGGGCGCGAGGTCGCTGGTGGTGCTGCGGAGGAGGGCGGGGCTGGCCCTCCTGCGGCGCGGctgcggggagggcggcgcgtgCGGGAAGGGGGAGGCGCCCGCCAATGCcaggcgcgcggcggccacgCTGGCCGGGCTCGGCGGCCGCGGGCCGCTCGGGCGGTGGGCCGATCCGACGGGTCCCCcgcgcggggaggcggagagggcggGCGGGGTGTGGCGCGCGGGCACGCAGACGAGGTCCTTCCTTGGATGCGGCGACGGGGATGAGGGGAGCGTGCTCTCCAAGGTCTACGAGGAGAGGCGCGTCATGGG GTACTCGCCGGAGCAGATGTTCGCTGTTGTCGCGGCAGTAGACCTCTATGAGGATTTTGTGCCGTGGTGTCAGAGGTCTAGGATTATCAGGCGACACGAGAATGGCTCGTTTGATGCTGAACTCGAAATTGGATTCAAGTTCCTTGTCGAGAGTTATGTTTCTCATGTGGAGATGGAGAAGCCAAAATATATCAAG ACGACAGCATCTGAAAGTGGACTTTTTGATCATTTGATAAATGTTTGGGAGTTCAAGCCTGGTCCTGTTCCTGGAACATGTGACCTTTACTTCTTGGTTGATTTTAAGTTTCAGTCGCCACTATATCGTCAG GTTGCTTCCATGTTCTTCAAGGAAGTTGTTTCCCGGTTAGTGAGCTCACTTAGTGATCGTTGTTATAGAATTTATGGGCCTCCCATTCCTGTGCTGGAAAATACTTATGGGCAAGGAAGATAG
- the LOC127777000 gene encoding beta-glucuronosyltransferase GlcAT14A-like, protein MHLSGARLRIPTWCTMPHGSWLLQTCSPSAALASLAVVTTSLLIIGYASSSFFLGAPAYEYDDVVEAAAAVPRRGPGYPPVLAYYISGGHGDSVRMTRLLKAVYHPRNRYLLHLDAGAGAYERARLAGYARSERAFLEYGNVHVVGKGDPVDGRGPSAVAAVLRGAAVLLRVGAEWDWLVTLGASDYPLVTPDDLLYAFSSVRRGLSFIDHRMDSGGAEAVVVDQNLLQSTNAEISFSSGQRAKPDAFELFRGSPRPILSRDFVEYCVVAPDNLPRTLLLYFSNSLSPMEFYFQTVMANSAQFRNSTVNHNLRHTVAQDGGAPTSQGADGQQASRYDAMVGSGAAFAGAFGDDDDALLQRIDEEVLGRPLDGVTPGEWCVADGEEGTDNECSVGGDIDVVRHGAKGRKLATLVVDLVGA, encoded by the exons ATGCATCTCTCCGGCGCGCGGCTGAGGATCCCGACGTGGTGCACAATGCCGCACGGTTCTTGGCTCCTGCAGACGtgctcgccgtcggccgcgctCGCGTCGCTGGCCGTCGTCACGACTAGCCTGCTGATCATCGGCTACGCGTCGAGCTCCTTCTTCCTCGGCGCGCCGGCGTACGAGTACGACGATGttgtcgaggcggcggcggccgtgccgaGGCGGGGGCCCGGGTACCCGCCGGTGCTGGCGTACTACATCTCCGGCGGGCACGGGGACAGCGTGCGGATGACGCGGCTGCTCAAGGCCGTGTACCACCCGAGGAACCGGTACCTGCTGCACCTggacgccggcgcgggcgcgtaCGAGCGGGCGAGGCTGGCGGGGTATGCCCGGTCGGAGCGGGCGTTCCTCGAGTACGGGAACGTGCACGTCGTCGGCAAGGGCGACCCCGTCGACGGCCGCGGtccgtccgccgtcgccgccgtgctccgcggcgccgccgtcctgctGAGGGTCGGCGCCGAGTGGGACTGGCTCGTCACGCTTGGCGCGTCGGACTACCCACTCGTCACGCCGGACG ACCTTCTCTACGCCTTCTCCTCCGTGCGGAGGGGGCTCAGCTTCATCGACCACAGGATGGAttccggcggcgccgaggcggtcGTCGTCGACCAGAACCTCCTGCAGAGCACCAACGCCGAGATATCGTTCTCGTCGGGGCAACGAGCAAAGCCTGACGCGTTCGAGCTCTTCAGAG GCTCGCCAAGGCCGATCTTGAGCCGGGACTTCGTCGAGTACTGCGTGGTGGCGCCGGACAACCTCCCAAGGACGCTGCTCCTGTACTTCAGCAACTCCCTGAGCCCCATGGAGTTCTACTTCCAGACGGTCATGGCCAACTCCGCCCAGTTCCGGAACAGCACCGTCAACCACAACCTCCGGCACACGGTGGCgcaggacggcggcgcgccgaCGTCGCAGGGCGCGGATGGGCAGCAGGCGTCGCGGTACGACGCGATGGTCGGCAGCGGGGCGGCCTTCGCCGGGGCgttcggcgacgacgacgacgcgctgCTGCAGAGGATAGACGAGGAGGTGCTGGGGCGTCCGCTCGATGGCGTCACGCCGGGCGAGTGGTGCGTGGCCGACGGTGAGGAGGGCACAGACAACGAGTGCTCGGTCGGAGGCGACATTGACGTGGTCAGGCACGGCGCCAAGGGACGGAAGCTGGCGACCTTGGTGGTTGACCTCGTTGGGGCCTGA